One Silene latifolia isolate original U9 population chromosome 4, ASM4854445v1, whole genome shotgun sequence DNA segment encodes these proteins:
- the LOC141651412 gene encoding uncharacterized protein LOC141651412, whose amino-acid sequence MVFFYQTYWHVVGQRVVATVLGILRGEVSPEQINKTYIVLIPKKKASDKIRDFRPISLCNVVYKLVSKVLANRLKLFFGDIISENQSAFTPGRLISDNILIAFEVFHHMKNNRNSEGYMAIKLDIAKAYDGVEWCFLHGVLMTMGFDGTWVNRVMDCVSSVTFSVLINGGPSRDFRPSRGLRQGDPLSPYLFLLCAEALSNMMRRAVENNTIHGIRVSPTAPAISHLLFADDSIFFVRATVEEAEAVNGILRRYETASGQLVSLDKTTVSFSKGVSDGRRDSVAERLGVSVIEEQARYLGLPTVIGRSKKVITDIIRDKLCKRLQGWRGKILSRAGKEVLIKVVANSLPTYVMSVFKIPANFCEELRSIVSRFWWGHDENKKGIFWVAWNKMVKPKVDGGIGFRDFRLFNLALLGKQAWRLITNSGSLWSRLMKARYYPEGDFMMATMGHNPSYTWRSILEARSVMEQGLRRRIGDGQEMLIWGHAWLPNTQTGRVISPCLPGNEEMRVSELMREDGRGLDAERIAQLLLPFECDRVMNLRVSPNRQRDIWYWGRERDGLYTVRSAYKMLARDVGDMASSSDWERGKWLWNRIRVESSLISGVWGGKMGMGRVNLTDGTGNDGGDIRAWVEQVWTELSPMECSTFMVGCWAIWEHRNKVIFDEARVDPEGVVRRVRDVVHEGGGHEVHTPVGRRRRGRGEGGDSDNVEGWTVAGDGYAKINVDAGVKEGEGVGTGVVCRDGRGEVLWGLSVIREENWKVYEAEVMAVLDGLEEAARRGMTKVEVEISHFQSVRWSHTNRLNNCVTHALAHLVPRVVGRFVWSSVLPSTANAAVLFDQSLIK is encoded by the exons ATGGTCTTTTTTTACCAAACTTACTGGCATGTGGTTGGACAGCGTGTGGTGGCTACTGTACTCGGCATTTTGCGAGGTGAGGTGTCCCCAGAGCAGATAAATAAGACATACATCGTGTTAATTCCGAAGAAGAAAGCGTCGGACAAAATACGAGATTTTAGACCGATTAGCTTGTGTAATGTTGTATACAAGCTTGTGTCAAAGGTTTTAGCCAACCGATTGAAATTATTCTTCGGAGATATTATTTCGGAAAATCAAAGTGCGTTTACGCCGGGCCGTCTTATATCTGATAATATCTTGATTGCGTTTGAAGTTTTTCATCATATGAAGAATAATAGAAACTCGGAAGGGTACATGGCGATCAAACTTGATATAGCTAAAGCGTATGATGGGGTCGAGTGGTGCTTCTTACACGGTGTACTGATGACTATGGGGTTCGATGGGACATGGGTGAATCGGGTTATGGATTGTGTGTCATCTGTCACGTTTTCGGTCCTCATTAATGGTGGACCATCTCGGGATTTTCGGCCAAGTAGAGGCTTGCGACAGGGTGACCCGCTTTCACCATACTTATTCCTCCTTTGTGCTGAAGCTTTGTCTAACATGATGCGACGGGCTGTTGAGAATAATACCATACATGGGATACGTGTTTCACCCACAGCACCGGCCATCTCACACCTTCTTTTTGCGGATGATAGCATCTTTTTTGTTCGAGCAACGGTTGAGGAAGCGGAGGCAGTGAACGGTATTTTGCGGAGATATGAAACGGCGTCTGGTCAATTGGTGAGCTTAGACAAGACGACTGTTTCTTTTAGTAAGGGTGTCTCTGATGGCCGAAGGGATAGTGTTGCGGAGAGACTTGGGGTTAGTGTGATTGAGGAGCAGGCGAGATATCTTGGGTTACCCACTGTGATAGGGCGGTCGAAGAAAGTAATCACTGACATCATTCGAGATAAACTTTGCAAAAGACTTCAAGGATGGCGCGGGAAAATTTTGTCTAGGGCTGGTAAGGAGGTCCTCATAAAGGTTgtggccaattcactccctacctatgtgatgagtgttTTTAAGATTCCCGCTAATTTTTGCGAAGAGTTACGATCGATTGTGTCACGATTTTGGTGGGGGCACGATGAAAACAAGAAGGGAATTTTCTGGGTAGCTTGGAATAAAATGGTAAAACCCAAGGTTGATGGAGGTATCGGTTTTAGGGACTTCAGGCTATTCAATCTCGCATTATTGGGTAAGCAGGCATGGCGCTTAATTACGAATTCGGGCAGTTTATGGTCACGGTTGATGAAGGCTCGATACTACCCCGAGGGCGATTTTATGATGGCTACGATGGGACACAATCCCAGCTATACTTGGCGAAGTATTCTTGAGGCAAGGTCGGTGATGGAGCAGGGACTTCGAAGGAGGATTGGAGATGGGCAGGAAATGTTGATCTGGGGACATGCCTGGCTACCGAATACACAGACGGGCCGAGTTATCTCACCATGCTTGCCGGGGAATGAGGAGATGCGTGTTAGTGAGCTTATGCGCGAGGATGGGAGGGGCTTGGATGCGGAGAGGATCGCTCAGCTGCTCTTACCATTTGAATGTGACCGTGTCATGAATTTACGGGTGAGCCCGAATAGGCAGAGAGATATTTGGTATTGGGGAAGGGAACGGGATGGATTATATACTGTCCGGAGTGCTTATAAAATGCTGGCTAGGGATGTGGGTGATATGGCGAGTTCGTCTGACTGGGAACGAGGAAAATGGCTTTGGAATCGGAT ACGAGTCGAGTCTTCACTTATTTCGGGGGTGTGGGGTGGCAAAATGGGTATGGGAAGAGTCAATTTAACGGATGGTACGGGTAATGATGGAGGGGATATTCGGGCATGGGTGGAGCAGGTGTGGACGGAGTTGAGTCCTATGGAGTGCAGCACTTTTATGGTTGGATGCTGGGCTATTTGGGAGCATCGTAATAAGGTGATTTTTGACGAAGCTAGGGTCGATCCAGAAGGAGTTGTACGGAGGGTGCGGGATGTGGTACATGAAGGAGGTGGCCATGAAGTGCATACACCAGTGGGAAGAAGGAGACGGGGAAGGGGTGAGGGAGGGGATTCGGACAATGTGGAGGGATGGACGGTGGCGGGAGATGGTTATGCGAAGATTAACGTGGATGCGGGAGTAAAGGAGGGGGAGGGTGTTGGAACGGGGGTTGTGTGTCGAGATGGGCGAGGGGAGGTGCTTTGGGGACTGTCCGTCATACGAGAAGAGAATTGGAAGGTGTATGAAGCAGAAGTTATGGCCGTTCTCGATGGTTTGGAGGAAGCTGCTCGGAGAGGAATGACAAAGGTGGAAGTGGAAA TTTCTCATTTTCAGTCAGTTAGATGGTCGCATACGAATCGTCTTAACAATTGTGTTACTCACGCTTTAGCACATTTAGTTCCTAGAGTAGTTGGTAGGTTTGTTTGGTCCTCTGTTTTGCCTTCAACGGCTAACGCTGCTGTTTTGTTTGATCAATCGTTAATAAAGTAA
- the LOC141651413 gene encoding uncharacterized protein LOC141651413 produces MRIMECEKADENTQRERKECDCLQLSETPLKICPFNLFAAPKRHSFIAKLRIRLDNIDWINEIPVVCSCDDNNENEIIEEAIVPVIFQVPRIINCSHRRRPYQRRYIERNRVTGHENLYNDYFSPNPTYPPNLFRRIFRMYQHVFLRLVKAAEAYETFFAPGPNGSGRVPITSLQKCTAALRMLAYRKGADRTDEYCRLGESTTFVALEKFTEAVIDAFGAEYLRSPNANDLQRLLQIGAHRGFPGMMGRFCNDLTVLHRFPIFDDMMNVRAPRVNYMVNEKHYNTRYYLTDGIYPQWTTFIQSIPLPETPKDRLFAERQEAARKDVERAFGVLQARFAVIRKPALTWSEQLMRKILKCCVIIHNMVVEDERDTYANYSDPTEFDNYGNEEGHLNVEDPEYEVGYIAPITAYIQNRNRIRNARAHQVLRADLIENIWQKFGDLN; encoded by the exons ATGAGGATTATGGAGTGTGAAAAAGCGGATGAAAACACTCAGCGAGAAAGGAAGGAGTGTGATTGTTTGCAATTGTCAGAGACCCCACTAAAAATATGTCCATTTAATTTGTTTGCTGCACCAAAACGACATAGTTTCATTGCTAA ATTACGGATAAGATTGGATAATATTGATTGGATAAATGAAATCCCAGTTGTTTGCTCATG TGATGACAATAATGAAAATGAAATAATAGAAGAAGCTATTGTTCCCGTTATATTTCAAGTACCTCGAATAATCAATTGTAGTCATCGAAGACGTCCTTATCAAAGAAGGTACATTGAGAGGAATCGTGTAACTGGTCACGAGAACCTCTACAATGACTACTTCTCTCCTAATCCTACCTATCCTCCAAACTTGTTCCGGCGTATATTTCGAATGTATCAACACGTATTCCTTCGCCTAGTGAAAGCAGCGGAAGCCTATGAAACATTTTTTGCTCCAGGTCCTAACGGAAGTGGTAGAGTGCCAATAACATCTTTGCAGAAGTGCACTGCAGCTTTACGCATGTTAGCGTATCGAAAAGGAGCAGATAGAACAGATGAGTATTGCCGGCTTGGTGAATCAACAACATTTGTTGCATTAGAAAAATTTACTGAAGCTGTTATCGATGCATTTGGAGCAGAGTACTTACGATCACCTAATGCAAATGACCTCCAAAGGCTTCTACAAATCGGTGCTCACCGAGGGTTCCCTGGAATGATGGGAA ggtttTGTAATGACTTGACTGTACTCCATCGCTTTCCTATTTTTGATGATATGATGAATGTGAGAGCACCTCGTGTTAACTATATGGTTAATGAAAAACATTATAACACAAGGTATTATCTAACCGATGGGATCTATCCACAGTGGACGACCTTCATACAATCAATTCCACTCCCAGAAACACCCAAGGATAGATTATTTGCAGAGCGTCAAGAAGCGGCTCGTAAAGATGTTGAGCGGGCGTTCGGCGTACTACAAGCTAGATTTGCAGTCATTCGTAAACCAGCACTTACTTGGAGCGAGCAACTGATGCGCAAAATTTTAAAATGTTGCGTCATAATACATAATATGGTAGTGGAAGATGAAAGAGATACGTATGCTAACTACTCCGACCCTACTGAGTTCGACAATTATGGGAATGAGGAAGGTCATCTTAATGTTGAAGATCCCGAGTATGAAGTTGGATATATAGCTCCTATAACTGCGTACATTCAAAACAGAAATCGTATAAGAAATGCAAGGGCACATCAAGTCCTAAGAGCAGATCTAATTGAAAATATTTGGCAAAAATTTGGTGACCTCAACTAA